TACAGCCGACAGTATTAGGCTTCCGTCCGTGTTCAGGCCGGGAAAGTCGGCTCGCAGAGCGCGTCGATCGGGCGGGGAAGCCCGACCGGACGCGTATGTGCACGCTTAAGGGCGCACCTTCCGTCCGAACCGACATGCACCCACGGGACCTGTCCTCGCACTCGGCGTACGTCGCCGGGCGCGGGATCGAGGAGGTGGCCCGGGAACTCGGCCTCGATCCCGACTCGCTCGTGAAGCTCTCCTCGAACGAGAACCCGCTCGGCCCGAGCCCGAAGGCGGTCGAGGCGATCCGCACACACGCCGACCGCGTCCACACCTACCCGAAGAGTTCGGCGGTCGACCTGAGAGAGGAGATCGCCGATCGCTGGAGCGTCGCCCCCGAGCAGATCTGGCTCGCCAACGGCGGCGACGGCGCGCTCGACTACCTCGCCCGTGCGCTACTCGATCCGGGTGACCGCGTGCTTGTTTCGGAACCCGGCTTCGCCTACTACGCGATGAGCGCCCGGTTTCACCACGGCACAGTCGCGAGCTACCCGATCTCGAAGGCCGACGACTTCGCACAGACCGCCGACGCAGTGCTCGAGGGCTACGACGGCGAACGGATCGTCCACCTCACGAGCCCGCACAACCCGAGCGGCTCGACGATCTCCCTCCCCGAGATCGAGGCACTCGCCGACGGAACTGGGGAAGAAACGCTGGTGCTCGTCGACGAGGCCTACGGCGAGTTCAGTGTGAGAGAGAGCGC
This region of Halalkalicoccus sp. CGA53 genomic DNA includes:
- the hisC gene encoding histidinol-phosphate transaminase; translated protein: MHPRDLSSHSAYVAGRGIEEVARELGLDPDSLVKLSSNENPLGPSPKAVEAIRTHADRVHTYPKSSAVDLREEIADRWSVAPEQIWLANGGDGALDYLARALLDPGDRVLVSEPGFAYYAMSARFHHGTVASYPISKADDFAQTADAVLEGYDGERIVHLTSPHNPSGSTISLPEIEALADGTGEETLVLVDEAYGEFSVRESAVSLLGDRDDVAVLRTFSKAYGLAGLRLGYAVVPGAWADAYAKVNTPFAASALACRAGLAALDDREHVERSVEIATESREYMYEGLDAPTWESEGNFVLCEVGDASAIADELQRRGIIVRDCTSFGLPACIRITCGTEEETERAVEAVNDVLAEVPA